DNA from Evansella sp. LMS18:
TGTTTCCATTGTCACCTTGCTGAGCTGTTTCATTATCTCCGCACGCTGCGAGGATCATTAAGAAACAAACACTCATTATTAAAAGTAATACAGACTTTTTCAATTTAACCCCTCCGTTTTATATTTTAAAGTTAAGCTTAAAGTAAAAGCAGGCTTCCCTCCTCTCCCTTAATATGGATATAGATCACGCCGGGAATCAACCGACGGAATCAACCTGGCTTTTGCCTGACAGGACTTTCTGTCCGGCATTGCTGCGCTGCCAGATAAATACTCCCACCAGTAAGCTGATACCGATTACATCCCTGATTAAATTAGGTTCAATGAGCAGGAACGCAGTTGAAAGTAACATCAGCCGCTGAACTACATTGGCTTTAGTTAACAGCCAGCCCTGAAGAGCCGCCGCAAGAGAAACTACCCCGATAGTTGCTGTAATTAATGCCTGCAGGCTGTGCCATACAGATACTCCGTCGAATAACAGTACAGGATTGTAAAGGAAGAAGAACGGGATAATAAACCCTGTAATTCCAAGCTTAACCGCCGTAATCGATACTTTGTTTGGCGACGACCCTGCTATCCCGGCTGCTGCATAGGATGCCAGAGCCACTGGCGGAGTTATATTAGATAAAGCTGCATAAAAGAATGCGAACATATGAGCAGCAAGTACCGGCACGCCTAATTGCACTAAAAGCGGAGCGGAAATAGTAGCTACGATAACATAAGCTGCCGTTGCAGGAATTCCCATCCCCATAACAATACTGATAATCATTGTGAAGAACCCGGCCAGGAACAAATTGTTACCTGCTAATTGGAGAATGTTGTTACCTACAACAAGACCCAGGCTTGTCAAAGTTACTGACCCTACGACAATACCGACGATGGCACAGGCTACACCAACTGTAATTGCAGCCCGGCAGCCTTCCTCAATTGATTTGATAATGTCTCTTAGACCCATTCTCGTAGATTTTCTCATCCAGCTTGCAACAATTGTCGACAGGAGCGCCCATACCGCTGCATACACAGGTGTCGTACCGCTGATCAGGAATCCAACGAGGACGATTAACGGAATGAGCAGATGCCCTCTTTCTTTAAGCACCAGCTTGGCTTTAGGAATATTTTCTTTTGATATCCCTGTAAGGCCGATCCGCTTTGCTTCAAAGTGAACCGCCATAAATACAGTGGTGTAGTAAAGAAGCGCAGGGATAATAGCTGCTAATAAAACGGTTGTATACGGAACGCCGATGAACTCAGCCATGATAAAACCTGCTGCCCCCATAATCGGCGGTGCAAATAAACCACCTGTTGAGGATACGGCTTCTACTGCTCCGGCAAAATGTGATTTATAGCCTGTCTTCTTCATTAATGGTATTGTTACAGCACCAGTAGTAACTGTATTTCCTACAGCACTCCCGCTGACCATCCCCATGAAACCACTGCCGATAACAGATACTTTTGCAGGTCCGCCCGCAGACCGGCCTGCGATAGTTAATGCAAGATCGTTAATAAAGTCAGTAAACCCGCTATTCTTTAAAAAGGCCCCGAACAGAACAAACAAGAATACAAATGTCGCAAAAACACCTAACGCTATCCCGAATATTCCGCTCGTGCCCCAGAACATCATGTCAATTACACGTGTATAAGTCTGTCCGCCATGCCCGAATATTCCAGGAATATAAGGCCCTGCAAAAATGTAAAGCAGGAAAACAAGAGCAATTATTGTTAATGTATTACCAACTACCCGCCTCGCAGCTTCAAATAAGAGCAAAATACCAATTCCGCCAAATACGAAGTTCCAGTTTGAGCGATGGAAGCCTCCCCATTCTCTTGCAAACGTGTCAAACATATTTATTAAGTAACCGACTGAAGCAATCGTTAAGATAATACACACTGTATCCCAGATTGTAGGCATTCTTCTCGTCTTAGCTGATTTCTTGGTCGCCGGAAATAATAGAAAAGCCAGTACAAGTAAAAAGCCTAGTGTCCAGGCGCGCAATTTAATTGCTTCCATAATTCCAATACTGCTGTAGTAAAGCTGGAACACCGCCCATACAATTGCGATCAGTGTAATTACCTTTGCCATTGGCCCGCCATATTTTCTTATCATTGATTCAGAATCGTATTTTTCCAATGCTTCTTCAGCTTTCATTGGCTGCTCGACTGCTATTTCTTCCTGCTTATCTTTCACCCTTATCCCTCCTCAGATCACTAAGTGTCTTGTTAACGCTTTCAAAGAATAAATTTATAGTAATTAAGTAAAAAATGGATACAGTATCCACTCTTAAACGCAATTAGCAGATATCTAACAAGACCATTAGAACGTCCTGTTACTAAAAATATTAAGCTCTTCTATGTTTACAATAACGTCATAATAAGAATCCTGGGTTATTTTGGATATTGGATACAAAATCAAATAAGTAATGAGAGCGTTTTCATTCTTCTCAGTGAATAACCCCTCCTTCGACTTAGCACAAGTTACTTTTAAGTTTTCCTCTGCAGATGCGGCAGTCTGAAGAATCCTGGCAGCCGGCCCCTTCCGCTATGAAAACATTCGTAATCAAAATTATCAGCCTGTCAAACTTTTAAACATATAAAAAGCCATTACTAACTCCATAACAAGGAAGCTAGCACTGGCTTTTAAGTCAGAGTGTGCAAACCGGGAAAACGAGAATGCAGTCAAACTTTAACAGTACTAATAGTTTAGAATTATTAGATTATTTTAAATACTAAAATATCTGTGGAAGTATGTCAACAGTTTTATTAAACTTTATTTATGAACCGGCGAAGCCTTGTATTTATATTGATGTGTTTATTAAGGTTAAATATCAATAACCGGAAATTGAAATCTGGAGGTAAACTTATGAATTTTAACGCTCACCGTGATGAACATATTGATAGCCAAATGATAAAAATCGAAGTGAATTTAGATGATATGCCTGGTGAAATGCTTGGATATCTGATGGACAAACTGCTTCAGGCAGGAGCAAATGATGTTTTCTACACGCCAATTTACATGAAAAAGAACAGGCCGGCTGTACTGATGCAGCTACTGTGCGATGAAAGCCTGACAGACAGCATGAAGGAAATTTTGTTTACTGAAACCACTACTTTAGGCATCCGTTATTATCCCCTGTCAGTTCACCGTCTGGAAAGGCGTTTTATAAAAACTTTAACGCCCTGGGGGGAAGTCACCATTAAAGAGGGAAGGTTTCAGGGGAAATTAGTACAGCAGTCCCCGGAATATGAGGACTGCCGCAAGCTTGCAGAAGAGAATCAGATTCCTTTAAAAAAAATATATCAATATATTAATAGAAGGATGGCGGATTTACCTTAAAAAACATGGCTTCAGAGAATAATTATAAATGTGCACCGGATAATATGCGGCCAGCTATTTCCCAAGCACCGCCCTCAGGACATTGGGGTGTGTGTCAAAATCATAGCTGCCAGCTCCGTAGCCTATTTTCTCAATTGTCATAGAAGGAAGGGAAGAATATCCTGTAGCTAACCCTTTCAGTATCCCTGCCCCGGTCGGCGTAGTAAGCTCTTTTTCAACAGTGCTGTGCTTAATTGGAATGCCTTTTAGTATTTCCAGCGTCGCTGGTGCGGGAACAGGGTACCTGCCGTGATCAATATGAATCGAGCCTGAGCCCACCACAACGGGTGAAGCATACACCTCTTCCACACCGAGCTGATCAATTGCAATCGCAGCCCCCACAATATCGACAATAGAATCTACGGCCCCCACTTCGTGAAAGTGTACTTTTTCGATTGAAGAATGGTGGATTTTCGCTTCTGCATGGGCAATAGGCTCAAAAATCGTAAAAGACAATTCTTTAGCTCTTGGAGTCAACGCGCTTTCCTCAATCATTTTTTTTATTTCAGAATAATGTCTATGGTGAACCGGGGGAGTGTCAGGATCCTGGATTACGTGTAATTTTTTACTGTAAATTCCTTTTTTAATAACCCCTTCAACTTCTAAACAAAAAGGTTCAATTGGAAACTCCTGCAGACGGGCCTCTATCTCATTCAGATCCGCTCCAAGATCTATTAAAGCCCCTAAAGTCATATCCCCGCTTATACCGGAAATACTGCTGTCTAAATATAAAATCGTCATCGCTTATTCCTCTGCCTTTCTGTAATTAAGCTGGTTTATTAATGAAGCGGAGTAAGCAGCACCAAACCCATTGTTAATGTTTACGACCGATACACCTGATGCGCAGGAGGTCAGCATTGCCAGTAATGGCGTAATACCTTCCAGGTTAGCTCCGTACCCAACACTTGTTGGGACAGCGATAACCGGCTGGTGCACAAGGCCTCCTACGACACTCGGAAGCGCTCCCTCCATGCCTGCGATAACAATAAGGACTTTACATGACTCAATTTCTTCAAGGTGATGAAACAGCCTGTGGATCCCGGCTACTCCAATATCATAAAACCGCTTTACTTCATTTCCCATTGCCATAGCGGTCACCGCCGCCTCTTCAGCTACCGGCAGGTCGGAAGTTCCGGCACATAATATTCCAATAGCAGGGTGCAGAGCAGGAACTTCTCCCCTCCTGTTATAAAGGAGTGTCCGGGAGGTTTCATCGTATGCCACATCAGGCAGCGCCTTTACAACCTCTGATGCTTTTTCAGCGCTTACTCTCGTTGCAAGTATTCTGCTATGGTGATCCATAAGGTTTTCCATGATGTTTATAATCTGGCCGGAGGTCTTCCCTTCACCAAAAATCACCTCAGGAAACCCTTTACGTTTAACCCTCTGATGATCAAGCTTGGCATACCCAATATCTTCGAAGCCCTTCAGCTTGTCGTAAGCATCAGCTGCTGTGAGTTTACCTGATGCAACAAGCTCTAATGTTGCCTGAAGTGAATCAGCCATTTCCTATCCCTGCTTCCTTTAGTACTTCGTTCATGCTGCCTGTACGGTAACCGTTTAAATCAAGGGTCACATACTGAAACCCTATCTCTTTGAATCGTTCGAAAATCTCTTCCTGGTGCTCTAATATTTTTGGAAACTCTTCTTTTAAAACTTCAATTCTTGCAATGTTATCGTGATGCCGTACACGTACTTGGTAGAAACCTAAACTAAACAAATAATTCTCTGCTATATCCAGCTGGTCTATGGCCTTCTTTGTAATTCTTGTCCCGTAAGGAATTCTGGAAGACAAGCATGCAAATGACGGCTTATTCCATGTTTTAAGCCCCATATTTTTCGAAAGTATCCTTATATCGTCTTTTGTAAGCCCTGCCTCAAGCAGAGGGCTCCGCACCCCTTTTTCACGAGTTGCTTTCATACCAGGCCTGTAATCACCTGTATCACTTGCATTTGTCCCATCGACAATGTAGGGGTATCCCTTTTCAACAGCAATCGCTGACAGGCGGTGGTACAGTCCATCCCTGCAATGGTAGCAGCGATCCGGATTATTAGCTACAAAGTTTTCATTTTCGAACTCTTTAATATCTATTGTAAAATGCGGCGCTCCAATCACGCCTGCAAGAGCAACCGCTTCTTCAAACTCCCGTGTCGGAAATGTTTCAGAGGCTGCAGTTACTGCGAGAACCTTATCCCCCACCTCTTCATAAATCCGCGCGAGGAGGAAGGTGCTGTCCACCCCGCCTGAGAAAGCAACGAGAATACTGTCCATGCTCTGAATTATTTCACTGAGCTTTTGATTTTTTTCTTTAAGGTTCATGTCTTCTGCCACTCCTTTATGTATGTTTTACGTCTGATAATAAGACAGACCAGTCTCCCCAGCTATTAAATATTTTCGGAATTTTCCGGTTTATATTATAATTTTAACTATAACATAATTAAAATCTGTTGACTTTCCGTTTTAATTACACCCTACCGGACAGGAGGACTCTTGTGAAAAGAAAAATATTAATCAATAAGAATATTGCTGAAGACGCTGTGCAGTTATTAAAAAAAGAATATAATGTCGTCCAGGTGGAGAGCCTGAACCCTCAGGATCCCAAACTAGTTCAGGAACTGAAAGATACATATGGTATCATCGGCTCTGATATAAAAATCACTGAAGAACTTCTAAACGTCGCCCCCCTTCTGAAAGCAGTCAGTACTGTGTCTGTCGGCTTCGACAGTTTAAATGTACCGGAGCTGACTAAAAGGGGAATTTTGGCAACAAACACCCCGGATGTATTAACGGAGACTACTGCAGATGCTGTTTTCGGCCTGCTTCTTGCTGCAGCAAGAAGGATAAGCGAATTAGACAGGTACGTTAAGGAAGGGCACTGGACAAACAGAATCCCGGAATCCCTGTTCGGGGTGAATGTCCACGGAAAAACTCTCGGCATTACCGGAATGGGCCGTATCGGAAAGGCTATTGCAAAAAGGGCCAATAAAGGCTTCGGTATGAAAATAATTTATCATAACCGTTCAAGGGATCCTGAAGCTGAGGCAGCTTACGATGCTGAGTATTCAAGCCTTGACGGACTATTAAAAAAGTCTGACTTTGTATGCGCCATGACGCCCCTTACGCCCGAAACATACAGGATGTTCGGGAAAGAGGAATTCAGAGCAATGAAACGCTCCGCTGTTTTTGTTAATGGCTCCCGTGGCAGCGTAGTAAATGAACATGCTCTTTACGAGGCCCTTAAGAATAAGGAAATCCATGCTGCTGGGCTTGATGTATTTGAAAAAGAGCCGGTGGATCATGACAG
Protein-coding regions in this window:
- a CDS encoding TRAP transporter permease, translating into MKDKQEEIAVEQPMKAEEALEKYDSESMIRKYGGPMAKVITLIAIVWAVFQLYYSSIGIMEAIKLRAWTLGFLLVLAFLLFPATKKSAKTRRMPTIWDTVCIILTIASVGYLINMFDTFAREWGGFHRSNWNFVFGGIGILLLFEAARRVVGNTLTIIALVFLLYIFAGPYIPGIFGHGGQTYTRVIDMMFWGTSGIFGIALGVFATFVFLFVLFGAFLKNSGFTDFINDLALTIAGRSAGGPAKVSVIGSGFMGMVSGSAVGNTVTTGAVTIPLMKKTGYKSHFAGAVEAVSSTGGLFAPPIMGAAGFIMAEFIGVPYTTVLLAAIIPALLYYTTVFMAVHFEAKRIGLTGISKENIPKAKLVLKERGHLLIPLIVLVGFLISGTTPVYAAVWALLSTIVASWMRKSTRMGLRDIIKSIEEGCRAAITVGVACAIVGIVVGSVTLTSLGLVVGNNILQLAGNNLFLAGFFTMIISIVMGMGIPATAAYVIVATISAPLLVQLGVPVLAAHMFAFFYAALSNITPPVALASYAAAGIAGSSPNKVSITAVKLGITGFIIPFFFLYNPVLLFDGVSVWHSLQALITATIGVVSLAAALQGWLLTKANVVQRLMLLSTAFLLIEPNLIRDVIGISLLVGVFIWQRSNAGQKVLSGKSQVDSVG
- the larC gene encoding nickel insertion protein, with product MNFNAHRDEHIDSQMIKIEVNLDDMPGEMLGYLMDKLLQAGANDVFYTPIYMKKNRPAVLMQLLCDESLTDSMKEILFTETTTLGIRYYPLSVHRLERRFIKTLTPWGEVTIKEGRFQGKLVQQSPEYEDCRKLAEENQIPLKKIYQYINRRMADLP
- a CDS encoding LarC family nickel insertion protein; this translates as MTILYLDSSISGISGDMTLGALIDLGADLNEIEARLQEFPIEPFCLEVEGVIKKGIYSKKLHVIQDPDTPPVHHRHYSEIKKMIEESALTPRAKELSFTIFEPIAHAEAKIHHSSIEKVHFHEVGAVDSIVDIVGAAIAIDQLGVEEVYASPVVVGSGSIHIDHGRYPVPAPATLEILKGIPIKHSTVEKELTTPTGAGILKGLATGYSSLPSMTIEKIGYGAGSYDFDTHPNVLRAVLGK
- the larB gene encoding nickel pincer cofactor biosynthesis protein LarB, with the protein product MADSLQATLELVASGKLTAADAYDKLKGFEDIGYAKLDHQRVKRKGFPEVIFGEGKTSGQIINIMENLMDHHSRILATRVSAEKASEVVKALPDVAYDETSRTLLYNRRGEVPALHPAIGILCAGTSDLPVAEEAAVTAMAMGNEVKRFYDIGVAGIHRLFHHLEEIESCKVLIVIAGMEGALPSVVGGLVHQPVIAVPTSVGYGANLEGITPLLAMLTSCASGVSVVNINNGFGAAYSASLINQLNYRKAEE
- the larE gene encoding ATP-dependent sacrificial sulfur transferase LarE, giving the protein MNLKEKNQKLSEIIQSMDSILVAFSGGVDSTFLLARIYEEVGDKVLAVTAASETFPTREFEEAVALAGVIGAPHFTIDIKEFENENFVANNPDRCYHCRDGLYHRLSAIAVEKGYPYIVDGTNASDTGDYRPGMKATREKGVRSPLLEAGLTKDDIRILSKNMGLKTWNKPSFACLSSRIPYGTRITKKAIDQLDIAENYLFSLGFYQVRVRHHDNIARIEVLKEEFPKILEHQEEIFERFKEIGFQYVTLDLNGYRTGSMNEVLKEAGIGNG
- a CDS encoding D-glycerate dehydrogenase, with protein sequence MKRKILINKNIAEDAVQLLKKEYNVVQVESLNPQDPKLVQELKDTYGIIGSDIKITEELLNVAPLLKAVSTVSVGFDSLNVPELTKRGILATNTPDVLTETTADAVFGLLLAAARRISELDRYVKEGHWTNRIPESLFGVNVHGKTLGITGMGRIGKAIAKRANKGFGMKIIYHNRSRDPEAEAAYDAEYSSLDGLLKKSDFVCAMTPLTPETYRMFGKEEFRAMKRSAVFVNGSRGSVVNEHALYEALKNKEIHAAGLDVFEKEPVDHDSPMLQLDNVITLPHIGSATLETRRAMAMLAAENILKSLAEEAPPNLLNPEAVGKAFGHP